CGGAGGGCGCCGGTGAGCGGGGCGGCGTACTCGAGCAGGGCTTGGCCGATGCCTCGGCGGCGGTGGGGTGTTGCCACGGCCATCAGGGACAGGTGGGCTTGGATGTGGCCGTCGCTTTGGAGGTAGGCGAAGCCGAGGACTTCGTTGTTCTCCACGGCGACGACGCTGGTGACGCCGGGAGCAGTCAGTACGACGTGCGCGCGCTCCGGGTCGCCGGGGAAACTCGGCCAGTCCTCGGCGGCACAGATCGCGAGTACGCCGTTCAGGTGCGCGCGGTCGTAGCGCATCACCAGCACGGCGGGCGCGCTGCCGGACCCTGACCCGGGAGTGGGCTGCGGGGCGCCGAGCCTCGGCGACGGGCGTGCGGCCTCTTCGTGAGCGCCGCGCCGGCCAAGGCCTCGGTCATTGCCAGGCCCCGCTGACGGGCGTGCATTGCCAGGTCCCGCAGACGGTTGTGGATCGCCAGGGCCAGGGATGTTCATGGCAGCGTGAGGATCTCGGCGCCGGTGTCCGTGACGAGCAGGGTGTGCTCGAACTGCGCGGTGCGGGACTTGTCCTTGGTGCTGGCGGTCCAGCCGTCGTCCCACAGGTCGTAGTCGTAGCTGCCCAGGGTGAGCATCGGCTCGATGGTGAACGTCATGCCGGGCTCGATCACGTCGTCGAACCGCTCGTCGTCGTAGTGCGGGATGATCAGGCCGGAGTGGAACGACGTCGCGATGCCGTGGCCGGTGAAGTCGCGGACGACGCCGTACCCGAAGCGCTTGGCGTACGACTCGATCACGCGGCCGATGATGCTGACCTGGCGGCCGGGCTTCACGGCCTTGATCCCGCGCAGGAGGGCCTCGTGCGTGCGCTCGACCAGCAGCCGGCTCTCCTCGTCGACGTCGCCGACCAGGAACGTCGCGTTGGTGTCGCCGTGCACGCCGTCGAGGAACGCGGTGATGTCGACGTTGACGATGTCGCCGTTCTCCAGCGGACGGTCGTCGGGGATGCCGTGGCAGATCACCTCGTTGACCGAGGTGCACAGGGACTTCGGGTAGTTGCGGTAGCCGAGCGTCGACGGGTACGCGTCGCGTTCCACCAGGTACTCGTGGCCGACCACGTCGAGCTCGTCGGTGGTCACTCCGGGCTTCGCGGCAGCGCCGACGGCCTGCAGCGCCCGCGCGGCGAGTTGGCTCGCGACGCGCATCTTCTCGACCAGTTCGGGGGACGTGACGTAGGAGCCCTCGTGCGGCGTCGGCGCGGGCTTGTCCACGTACTCCGGGCGCGGAACGGAGGCGGGAACAGGGCGGCGCGGCGAGATGATGCCGGGAGTGAGAATCGACATGGTGGGATCATTCTAGTTAGTTGCGACAACTTCACCGGGAAGGTGGTCCGCTGCGATGGCCGACGACGATCACAGCAACGAGTGGTACTACAACACGAAGACCGGCGAGGTCGAGCCCTACCAGGGTGCGAAGTCCGCCGACCGGCTCGGTCCGTACAGCTCGCGGGAGGAAGCCGCGCGGGCCTACGAGATCGCCAAGGAACGCAACGAGTCCTGGGACAACGACCCGAAGTGGAACGACGACTGAACAGCACCCGCTGAACGTGCCGAGGGGCACCACCGCACAGGTGGTGCCCCTCGATCGTTCGTACGGCGACTAACGCGACGTCGCCTTGCGGGCCGGCGCCTTGCGCGCGGTCGTCCGCTTGGCCACGGTCTTGCGGGCCGGGGCCTTCTTCGCGGGAGCCTTCTTCGCGGCGACCTTACGCGCCGGCGCCTTCTTCGCGGCGACCTTGGCCGGGGCCTTCTTGGCGGCGACCTTGCGGGCCGGAGCCTTCTTCGCCGGGGCCTTCTTGGCCGCGACCTTGCGAGCCGGTGCCTTCTTGGCGACGGTCTTCTTCGCGGCGACCTTCTTGGCGGGAGCCTTCTTCGCCACGGTCTTCTTCGCCGTCGTCTTCTTGGCCGGGGCCTTCTTGGCCGTCGTTACCTTTTTGGCGGCGACCTTCTTCGCCGGCGCCTTCTTGGCGACGGTCTTCTTCGCGACGACCTTCTTGGCGGGAGCCTTCTTCGCCGTGGTCTTCTTCGCGGCCGTCGTCTTCTTCACCGCCGTGGTCTTCTTCGTGGCGGTCTTCTTGGCGGGTGCCTTGGAGACCGCCTTCTTGGCCGCACTCACCTTCTTCGTCACTGTCTTCTTCGCTGCCGTGACCTTGCGCGCGGTCGTTGTCTTCGCGGCTGGGGCCTTCTTGGCGACAGTCTTCTTGGCGGGAGAAGCCTTTTTGGCTGTCGCCTTCCCTGCGGCTGCCTTCTTGGCTGGCACTCTGCCTCCTTGGTGCGGCTGAGGAAAACCACGGTGGATTCCTCGTCGTCCTGATGATGACAACACTTGGTGCCCACGTAAAGCACCTGTTTCGCCCACAGGTCAAGGCATCCGCGCCGGCAATTCGGGCGGTAATGCCGAAAATCCTTGTGCAGAAGGGTTTTCGGTGACCCTTGAGCATGCCGGAAGGCGCCGAAGAAATGTTGGCGACACGCGCGCCAACTGGCCACTTCGGCACGTTTTCGGACAGTGTTGTCCTCGGCAACGTCTCTGCGAACGATCGGATCCGGTGCGGTGCGAACCCTGTACGACGACCTTCACCACCCCGTCGAACTCCCGGCGAACCTCACGTCGGTGGTCAGCATCGTGCCGTCGTTGACGGAGTCGATCGCGCACACGCACCGGCCTTTGCTGACCGGCGCGACGGACTGGTGCAGCCATCCGCACGACCTCGACGTGACACGCGTTCGCGGCACCAAGAATCCCGATGTCGAACGCATCGTGGCGTTGCGTCCCGACGTCGTCGTCGCGAACGCCGAAGAGAATCGCGCCGTCGATCTCGACGCGTTGCGCGCGCACGGAATCGCGGTGTGGGTGACCACACCAACGACGGTCGAGGAGTCACTGACTTCACTCGAACGAATGCTCTCGGCGATCACCGGCGGCACACCGTCGTGGCTCGGCGAAGCACGCGAGGTGTGGCGCACGCCGTACGACGGACCGCGCCGGCGGGCCGTCATTCCGATCTGGCGAAAGCCGTGGATGGCACTCGGCCGGGACACGTTCGCGGGTGATGTTCTGCGACGGCTCGGGATCGACAACGTGCTGACGGAATCGCCCGAACGTTATCCGCGGTTCGAGCTCGGCGCGTTACCGCCGTACGACGTGGTGGTGCTGCCGGACGAGCCGTACGCCTTTTCTCCCGACGACGGTCCGGAGGTATTCGACCGGCCGGCGAAGTGCGTTTCCGGGCGCCATCTGACCTGGTACGGGCCTTCGCTGGTCGAGGCGCGGGCGGTGCTCAGCGGACAGCTGGCGTGACCTGCGCCACGGTCGTTGCCGTCTCAGGTAGACGGTTAGGTCAGGCTCACCTATCCTCCTAACGTGCCGGAGATGACCGCGAAGAAGAAGTGCTGCAAGGACAAGCCGAGGTGCAAGAAGTGCCCGGTGGTCCTCAAGCGGCTGGCTGATGCCGGCTGCGCGGAGCGCCTCGACCTGCGGCACTACGTGGTGGACAAGAAGGTCAAGAAGAAGGTCCTGAAGCAGGCCCGCGAGCGCTGAGGCCCGCGGCCAGCATCAGGACGCCTGCCGCAGCGTGATCGCCTCGACCGCGACCCGCAGCAGCCCTGGGATCGTGACGTGCGCGGCCTGACCGGTCGCCTCCAGCTCGTCGGGGTGCCACCAGCCGTGGTCGCTGATCGTCTCCAGCTCGAGCGCCTCCTGGTTGGCGAACGACACCTCGACCGTGTCGACACCGACCGCGAAGAACGTCTGGTGCTGGATGATCGGGCAGCCGCCCCACTCGAACTCGATCGTGTTGGTCGCGACCGGTTCGCCGAGCGCGTCGGTCGGCAGCAGGATGCCGACCTCCTCGCGCAGTTCCCGCAGCCCTGCCTGCACAACGGTCTCGCCCGCCTCGACGCCGCCGCCGATCGTGAACCAGTACGGCGTACCGGGTTTCAGCGGGTCCCAGCCGTGCAGCAGCAGCACCTTCCCGTCCGGGCGGACGGGCAGGACGCGGGCCGTCGTCCGCCGGACGACGGTGCCTGGTGGTGGCAACCGGGAATCTGTCACATCTCAAAACGCTAGACGACCTGTCCCGTCCTTCGACCGCTTCCCCGGCGCGTCGCCGTCAGCAACTGGCGGGCACGAGCGACGGGATCCACACGCGCCGGTGGTTGGAGCGCGGTGAGACGATCGCCGTATGACAGCGCGCATCGGTCTGGGTCTGGCCGCTCTGGGACGTCCCGGCTACATCAACCTCGGGCACGACGAGGACCTGCCGCCGGGCCGCGAGGTCGAGGACCTGCGCCGTCGTACGCACGAACTGCTCGACCAGGCCTGGCAGTCCGGAGTCCGGTACTTCGACGCGGCGCGCTCGTACGGACTGGCGGAAGCGTTCCTCGGCGAGTGGCTTGCCGCCGACCCGAAGCGCCGGGCGCAGCTGACGGTCGGGTCGAAATGGGGCTACACGTACGTCGCCGACTGGCGCTCGGACGCCGACCAGCACGAGATCAAGGACCACTCGCTCGCGACCTTCGAACGCCAGTGGCCGGAGACCCTGGAGGCTCTTGGCGGCGCGCCGGACTTCTACCTCGTGCACAGCCTGACGCAGGACAGTCCCGCGCTGGCCGACACGAAACTGCTCGACCGGCTAGGTGAGCTGGCGGCGACCGGCGTACGGGTCGGTCTGTCGACGAGTGGTCCGCACCAGGCCGAGACCCTGCGCGCGGCGCTGAAGCTCGACGGTCCGTTCACGGCGGTCCAGTCGACCTGGAACGTGCTCGAACGGTCGGTCGGGCCGGCGCTCGCCGAGGCTCACGACGCCGGGTGGTTCGTCGTCGTCAAGGAAGCGGTCGCCAACGGACGGCTGACGGCGAAGGCCGGTACGACGCCGTTCACGGCGTTCGCCGCCCAGCATCACGTCGCTCCCGACTCGCTGGCGCTCGGTGCCGCGCTGGCCAACTCGTGGGCCGACATCGTGCTCAGCGGCGCGACGACCGCTGAGCAACTCGCGAGCAATCTCGCGGCGACGGACGTCGAGCCGCTCGCCGAGTTCACGCAGACTCCCGCGGAGTACTGGACCGAACGGTCAGCCCTGCCGTGGATCTGAGATCACGTCGGCCAGCACGCGAACCCCGCGGCGGATCGCCGACTCGTTGACGTTGCCGAAGCCCATCACCAGCCCGGGCTCGGCCGCGCCGACGTCGTCCATCCGGTAGTCGCCCAGACCGCGCACGGCCACCGAACGTTGCGCGGCCGCCGCGACGACGGCCGCCTCATCCGCTCCGGACGGCAGCCGGAGTACGGCGTGACAGCCGGCCGCGAGGCCGGTCAGCCGCAGCGCGGGAAGGTGCTCGTTGACCGCGTCGATGAGCGCGTCCCGGCGTACCTGGTACGTCGTGCGCATCCGGCGCAGATGCCGGTCGTAGCGACCCGACTCCATCAACCGGGCCAGCGCCAGCTGGTCCAGCGCGGGTGCTCCACGGCTGGTCAGCGCCTTGGTCTCGACGAGGCCGTCGACGATCGTCGGCGGAGCGAAGATCCAGCCGATCCGGATGCCCGGCGCGAGCGTCTTGCTCACCGAGCCGAGCGCGATCACCCGCTCAGGAGCCAAGCCCTGCAGGGATCCGACCGGTTGCCGGTCGTACCGGAACTCCGAGTCGTACTCGTCCTCGATCACGAACCCGTCCACCTGCTCGGCCCACGCCACCAGCTCCTGCCGGCGTCCCGGACTGAGCGCGACACCGGTCGGGCACTGATGCGCGGGAGTCAGTACGACGGCCCGCGCGCCGCTCGCGCTCAGCGCGGCGACCTCGACGCCCTCCTCGTCGACCGGGACCGGAACCGACCGCAGACCGAAGCGCTCGGCGATCCGGTCGTGGTCGCGCGGGCCGGGGCTCTCGAGACCGACGCAATCGACGCCGTGCTGCGCGAGCGTGGCGAGGACAAGTGTGAGCGCGTGCCGGAAGCCGGTCGTCACGATCGTGCGTTCCGCGACGGACGCTCCCGCGCGGACACGGCGGTGGTAGGCCGCGAGGACCTCGCGCAGCCGTGGGTCGCCGCGGTCGGGTTCGTCGCCCATCAGCGTCGCGGGCGCGAGCCGGGCCGCGTCGCCGAGCGCCCAGACCCAGTCGCGGACCGGCGCGGAGGCGAGGTCGGGGATGCCGTACTCGAAGTCGACGTCGAAGCGTGGCGACGGGTGGTCGACGGGCGTCGTACGGGCCGGCGCGGTGGCTTCCGCGCGCTCGGCGACGCGCGTGCCGGAGCCGACCTCGCTGACCAGGTAGCCCTCGGCGTACAGCTGGGCGTAGGTGTCGACGACGAGGCCGCGCGAGATGCCGAGCTGGTCGGCGAGGCCGCGGGAGGACGGCAGCCGTTCGCCGGGGCGCAGCGCGCCGGTGCGGATCGCCGTCCGGAGCTTCTCCTGCAACTGGTGCCCGAGCTGCCGCGGCGTCCCGCGGTCGAGCTGCAGGAGCAGCCCAGGACCGTCGCCCTTCCACTGCACCGTCATGGCGCCTCCCAAGTGGTTCACCGGCCGACCCCCGGAATCGACCTTCAGCCCGTGTCGCATTCGACCACATGTCGAAGGTCGTCAGCCGAGGGCGGGAACACCCTGCGCGAGATCGTCGACTACCGCGTGCGCACCAGTACGCTCAGCGCGCAGCCAGCACCTTGGGAAGCTCGCGCAGGGTCGTGAGAACGGCATCCGGCCGGTGCCCGGGCGGCGGGCACGGGAAGGCGCTCCGGTTTGAGCCAAATGCCTGTCCAGCCTGCGGCTTGCGGGCCGGTCACGTCGTTCGGTAGCGAGTCCCCGATCATCGCACCCGGCGTCCGATCCACCTTCTCCGCCGCTATTTCGTACGCCGCGAGATCGGGCTTGGCGACGCCGAGGTCCTGCGCGAACAGCACGACGTCGAACAGCTCGTCCAGCCCCGGCCTTGACCGTGGAGCTTCGCCAGGGTTGCGTGCAAGGACCTGCGCATCACCTGGTCGAAGTTCCACAGCGTGTTGTCGCCGTCGAAGAACAGCGTGTCGATCAGCGGCGGCTAGAAGGTGTGTTCGTCGGCGGGGAAGGTGCCGTTGGTGACTTCGGCGGCGTACGTCGTGGCGGCGGTGGTGAGGATGCCGCGCAGGTCGGCGTACTGCTTGACGAAGCGGGGCATCGGACCGGAGCGGAGGCCGGCCATGTCCTGCCAGACGAGGACCTGGGCGTCGGTGTCGCGCCCGGCGCCGATGCCGATCGTCGGGATCGGGACGCGCTTGGTGATCTCGGCGGCGACGTCGCCGGGGACCATCTCGAGCACCACCGAGAACGCGCCGGCTTCGGCGAGGGCCGCGGCGTCGTCGATCAGGCCGGCTGCCTGGTCGCCTCGGCCCTGGACCCGGTAGCCGCCGATGGTGTGCTCGCTCTGCGGGGTGAAACCGATGTGGGCCATCACCGGGATGCCTGCCTGGGTGAGCTTCTCGACCGCCGGTACGACGGTGCGGCCGCCTTCGAGCTTCACCGCGGCGACGCCGGCCTCCTTCATGAACCGGACGGCCGTGTGGAACGCCTGCTCGGGAGAGGCCTGGTACGAACCGAACGGGAGATCGGCGACGACGAGCGCGCGCTGGGCCGCTGTCGCTACCGCGCGGGCCAGCGGGATGAGCTCGTCGACGGTGACGCGGAGGGTCGACTCGTAGCCGTAGACGTTGTTGGCGGCCGAGTCGCCCACCAGCAGCACGGGGATCCCGGCGTCGTCGAAGATCTCGGCGGTGTACTGGTCGTACGCCGTGAGCATCGCCCACTTCTCGCCGCGGTTCTTCATGTCGCGTAGGTGGTGGATGCGGTACTTGCGCGGCCGCTTACTGCCGTCGGCCGGGGCGCCGGTCGCGCCGGGGGCGTTGAGGACGCCGGAGCGGGAGGGGTCGGACGAGATGGAGTTGGTGGGGTCGCCTGCGGCGGTTTGCTGGGTTGGGCGGGGCGCTCCGGGTTGGCCGTGGGCGCCGGACTGGCCGTGGGTGCTCAGCTGGCCGGGAGTGCCGGGCTGGCCGGACGTCCCGGGTAAGCCGGATGTGCTGGACAAGCCAGGGGTGCCTGGTTGGCCGGATGTGCCGGTGCCGGGCAAGCCGGGGTGGCCGGACGAGCCTGGCAGACCTTGTGGGCCGGACGTGTCGTGGGGTGCCGAGGGGTCGCCGCCGGGCTGGGCGCGGCGGGCTCGGTGGGAGATGGCTGCTTCGGCCTTCACCTGGCTCGGGGCGTCCTGCTGTACGTCGGCACGGCGGCGGGCGCCGACCGGGCGGCCCTCGGTGCGCATCTCCGGACGGCCTTCCGGCCGGGGCTGCTCCGGACGGGTCTCCGGGTGGTTGCTCTCGTACTCCGCACTCGGGTCGGTCGGGTAACCGTTGACCGCTGCGTTCTGCTGGGCGGCCGGAGGCTGGGGCGACGGCGGGCGGTTGGCCGGCGGGCGCTGCTGGGCGCCCGGCGGGGGAGGCGTCG
The Kribbella italica DNA segment above includes these coding regions:
- a CDS encoding GNAT family N-acetyltransferase, with translation MRYDRAHLNGVLAICAAEDWPSFPGDPERAHVVLTAPGVTSVVAVENNEVLGFAYLQSDGHIQAHLSLMAVATPHRRRGIGQALLEYAAPLTGALRIDLVTDTAQDFYASFQHHTYNGFRIYPG
- a CDS encoding PLP-dependent aminotransferase family protein; protein product: MTVQWKGDGPGLLLQLDRGTPRQLGHQLQEKLRTAIRTGALRPGERLPSSRGLADQLGISRGLVVDTYAQLYAEGYLVSEVGSGTRVAERAEATAPARTTPVDHPSPRFDVDFEYGIPDLASAPVRDWVWALGDAARLAPATLMGDEPDRGDPRLREVLAAYHRRVRAGASVAERTIVTTGFRHALTLVLATLAQHGVDCVGLESPGPRDHDRIAERFGLRSVPVPVDEEGVEVAALSASGARAVVLTPAHQCPTGVALSPGRRQELVAWAEQVDGFVIEDEYDSEFRYDRQPVGSLQGLAPERVIALGSVSKTLAPGIRIGWIFAPPTIVDGLVETKALTSRGAPALDQLALARLMESGRYDRHLRRMRTTYQVRRDALIDAVNEHLPALRLTGLAAGCHAVLRLPSGADEAAVVAAAAQRSVAVRGLGDYRMDDVGAAEPGLVMGFGNVNESAIRRGVRVLADVISDPRQG
- the panB gene encoding 3-methyl-2-oxobutanoate hydroxymethyltransferase; its protein translation is MVDNFMSAGTNGDADDELPAPYGTGPKNRTTEEHHRSDYGYADDAGDSWRDRSTLEGLDPSPSLPNAPRTYERGPVPQQPYVPKSPFLPAEDHGYPSQYAEPQRQYDDRRPSPYDNTRENVRPLPPEPSGRENGRGFPPEPGRDAGRDAGRELGREPGRLLPPDVGREPGRLLPPDGRDNGRPFPAEAGREPGRLLPPEGREPAREIAQESARYEDSPFAPSAYQERPPAPPQPGRQQSPFAPQQGEPPRRAPEPPANRQGPPPQQGTPPQRPAGPPPGNGSNGLTQHSNGTPGNGWSGSAPTPPPPPPSNGLTNRPSPNTPPPAPSNGSANGNGQPAPNPLGSSNGTSLGTSNGLGSGTSNGLGPGTGNGLGSSTGNGLGSGTGNGSGNGLSNGGTLSNSNGQSNGGHANAAGNGYPAQQSTGLQPAIQASIPTPPPPGAQQRPPANRPPSPQPPAAQQNAAVNGYPTDPSAEYESNHPETRPEQPRPEGRPEMRTEGRPVGARRRADVQQDAPSQVKAEAAISHRARRAQPGGDPSAPHDTSGPQGLPGSSGHPGLPGTGTSGQPGTPGLSSTSGLPGTSGQPGTPGQLSTHGQSGAHGQPGAPRPTQQTAAGDPTNSISSDPSRSGVLNAPGATGAPADGSKRPRKYRIHHLRDMKNRGEKWAMLTAYDQYTAEIFDDAGIPVLLVGDSAANNVYGYESTLRVTVDELIPLARAVATAAQRALVVADLPFGSYQASPEQAFHTAVRFMKEAGVAAVKLEGGRTVVPAVEKLTQAGIPVMAHIGFTPQSEHTIGGYRVQGRGDQAAGLIDDAAALAEAGAFSVVLEMVPGDVAAEITKRVPIPTIGIGAGRDTDAQVLVWQDMAGLRSGPMPRFVKQYADLRGILTTAATTYAAEVTNGTFPADEHTF
- a CDS encoding NUDIX domain-containing protein — translated: MTDSRLPPPGTVVRRTTARVLPVRPDGKVLLLHGWDPLKPGTPYWFTIGGGVEAGETVVQAGLRELREEVGILLPTDALGEPVATNTIEFEWGGCPIIQHQTFFAVGVDTVEVSFANQEALELETISDHGWWHPDELEATGQAAHVTIPGLLRVAVEAITLRQAS
- a CDS encoding histone H1-like repetitive region-containing protein, which gives rise to MPAKKAAAGKATAKKASPAKKTVAKKAPAAKTTTARKVTAAKKTVTKKVSAAKKAVSKAPAKKTATKKTTAVKKTTAAKKTTAKKAPAKKVVAKKTVAKKAPAKKVAAKKVTTAKKAPAKKTTAKKTVAKKAPAKKVAAKKTVAKKAPARKVAAKKAPAKKAPARKVAAKKAPAKVAAKKAPARKVAAKKAPAKKAPARKTVAKRTTARKAPARKATSR
- the map gene encoding type I methionyl aminopeptidase, coding for MSILTPGIISPRRPVPASVPRPEYVDKPAPTPHEGSYVTSPELVEKMRVASQLAARALQAVGAAAKPGVTTDELDVVGHEYLVERDAYPSTLGYRNYPKSLCTSVNEVICHGIPDDRPLENGDIVNVDITAFLDGVHGDTNATFLVGDVDEESRLLVERTHEALLRGIKAVKPGRQVSIIGRVIESYAKRFGYGVVRDFTGHGIATSFHSGLIIPHYDDERFDDVIEPGMTFTIEPMLTLGSYDYDLWDDGWTASTKDKSRTAQFEHTLLVTDTGAEILTLP
- a CDS encoding aldo/keto reductase, translated to MTARIGLGLAALGRPGYINLGHDEDLPPGREVEDLRRRTHELLDQAWQSGVRYFDAARSYGLAEAFLGEWLAADPKRRAQLTVGSKWGYTYVADWRSDADQHEIKDHSLATFERQWPETLEALGGAPDFYLVHSLTQDSPALADTKLLDRLGELAATGVRVGLSTSGPHQAETLRAALKLDGPFTAVQSTWNVLERSVGPALAEAHDAGWFVVVKEAVANGRLTAKAGTTPFTAFAAQHHVAPDSLALGAALANSWADIVLSGATTAEQLASNLAATDVEPLAEFTQTPAEYWTERSALPWI
- a CDS encoding HAD family hydrolase; this encodes MELRPGDAQVLARNPGEAPRSRPGLDELFDVVLFAQDLGVAKPDLAAYEIAAEKVDRTPGAMIGDSLPNDVTGPQAAGWTGIWLKPERLPVPAARAPAGCRSHDPARASQGAGCALSVLVRTR
- a CDS encoding helical backbone metal receptor, coding for MRTLYDDLHHPVELPANLTSVVSIVPSLTESIAHTHRPLLTGATDWCSHPHDLDVTRVRGTKNPDVERIVALRPDVVVANAEENRAVDLDALRAHGIAVWVTTPTTVEESLTSLERMLSAITGGTPSWLGEAREVWRTPYDGPRRRAVIPIWRKPWMALGRDTFAGDVLRRLGIDNVLTESPERYPRFELGALPPYDVVVLPDEPYAFSPDDGPEVFDRPAKCVSGRHLTWYGPSLVEARAVLSGQLA